From one Acidobacteriota bacterium genomic stretch:
- the bamD gene encoding outer membrane protein assembly factor BamD — translation MNRRSSFFPGVSFFPSLRAGMVAGIAVAALIVTSSAFAQVTGSTQTTTDANGQQQQSVTLSASPSKKSKKEEKKEEKVVQSKDTKKRLAAEKKTDAVAAADAKLPDRQLYDKALVATKKGHFDVARLDLQTLLNTYPDSQYQMKAKLAIADSWYREGGTAALTQAEQEYKDFITFFPNAPEAAEAQMRVGDIYFRQMDKPDRDYSKALHAQEEYRLMLQQFPDSTLVPQAKQRLREVQEVLATREADIASYYASRENWPATIARYQTVADTYPQYSHMDDTLVALGDAYEAEARIIRAQKQLSEDAKGRLVSIYEGRAADAYRKVALEHSAAPHVEDARDRLAAMNLPIPTPTPEQAAASAALENSRGQYSLQSRAMLMILRRPDVVMAAHSGEPAMIDPKPTLAPSVTKQIIEDYKNAQNPGAATTSGTQPAEGAAPATAAAAQPSAPAQPAAPAAPLALQDIPSAGTGDGASGAVMTNVPSATTTAAPASGGANAMGVEVLTPGANRTPAADPMGGLKPVGPVNNVAAPPIEKPAAAPDAINDVVPGAQAPGQPATAANGKKAPKPTYDKDEESSSKHKKKKGLGKINPF, via the coding sequence ATGAATCGTCGCTCTTCTTTCTTCCCAGGCGTCTCGTTTTTCCCGAGCCTCAGGGCTGGCATGGTCGCCGGTATCGCTGTTGCCGCGCTTATCGTAACGTCGAGCGCCTTCGCGCAGGTGACGGGCTCAACCCAGACGACGACCGATGCCAACGGACAGCAGCAGCAGTCGGTAACGCTATCGGCATCGCCTTCTAAAAAGAGCAAGAAGGAAGAGAAGAAAGAGGAAAAGGTCGTTCAGTCGAAGGACACCAAGAAGCGCCTGGCAGCGGAGAAAAAGACCGATGCCGTTGCGGCTGCCGACGCCAAGCTGCCAGACCGCCAGCTTTACGACAAGGCCCTTGTAGCTACAAAGAAGGGGCACTTCGACGTTGCGCGTCTCGACCTGCAGACGCTGTTGAACACCTATCCCGATTCGCAGTACCAGATGAAGGCAAAGCTTGCTATCGCGGACAGCTGGTATCGCGAAGGCGGAACGGCTGCCCTGACGCAGGCCGAGCAGGAATACAAGGACTTCATCACCTTCTTCCCCAACGCCCCCGAGGCTGCCGAGGCCCAGATGCGCGTGGGCGACATCTACTTCAGGCAGATGGACAAGCCTGACCGCGACTACTCCAAGGCCCTGCACGCGCAGGAGGAGTATCGCCTGATGCTGCAGCAGTTCCCGGATTCGACGCTGGTGCCGCAGGCCAAGCAGCGTCTGCGTGAGGTGCAGGAGGTTCTTGCCACACGCGAGGCCGACATCGCTTCCTACTACGCGTCGCGCGAGAACTGGCCCGCGACGATCGCGCGCTACCAGACGGTTGCCGACACGTACCCGCAGTACAGCCACATGGACGATACGCTGGTAGCTCTGGGCGATGCTTATGAAGCCGAGGCGCGGATCATCCGTGCGCAAAAGCAGTTGAGCGAAGATGCAAAGGGCAGGCTGGTAAGTATCTACGAGGGACGGGCTGCGGATGCTTACCGCAAGGTAGCGCTCGAACACTCTGCCGCGCCGCACGTCGAGGATGCACGCGACCGTCTTGCGGCGATGAACCTTCCGATTCCGACACCGACGCCGGAACAGGCAGCAGCCAGCGCCGCGCTGGAAAACAGCCGCGGACAGTACAGCCTGCAAAGCCGTGCGATGTTGATGATCCTTCGCCGTCCGGACGTTGTGATGGCCGCCCACTCCGGCGAGCCTGCGATGATCGACCCCAAACCTACCCTGGCGCCGTCGGTGACCAAGCAGATCATCGAGGACTATAAGAATGCTCAGAATCCCGGGGCCGCAACCACGTCCGGCACGCAGCCCGCTGAAGGCGCGGCGCCTGCTACGGCTGCTGCTGCCCAGCCCTCTGCTCCTGCCCAGCCCGCAGCCCCTGCCGCTCCCCTGGCATTGCAGGATATTCCGAGCGCAGGAACGGGAGATGGTGCAAGCGGCGCTGTAATGACGAACGTGCCGAGCGCAACCACGACGGCGGCCCCTGCCTCCGGCGGAGCCAATGCGATGGGGGTTGAAGTCCTGACACCGGGAGCAAATAGAACTCCGGCAGCCGACCCGATGGGAGGCCTGAAACCGGTTGGACCGGTGAACAACGTGGCCGCTCCTCCGATTGAAAAGCCTGCCGCGGCTCCAGATGCGATCAACGATGTGGTTCCCGGTGCCCAGGCTCCTGGACAGCCTGCGACTGCGGCCAATGGGAAGAAGGCGCCGAAGCCAACCTATGACAAGGACGAGGAGTCCTCAAGCAAGCACAAGAAAAAGAAGGGCCTGGGAAAGATCAACCCTTTCTAA
- a CDS encoding ribulose-phosphate 3-epimerase, whose amino-acid sequence MIELAFSILASDFAHLADEVKAAERGGGSIVHVDVMDGHFVPNITFGPPMVQALRPVTNLPLDCHLMVENPDEFIPAFAEAGADLLSVHQEVCRHLHRTLQLISDHGMLPGVVLNPATPVDTLIEVLPMVHYVLIMSVNPGFGGQRFLPLAVEKITYLAALRKEMGLNFRIEVDGGIAHDTVASVVEAGAEMLVAGSAVFSKGKTEQNAKRLLKLARAAEPDKARKD is encoded by the coding sequence TTGATCGAACTGGCATTTTCCATATTGGCCTCGGACTTCGCGCATCTTGCCGACGAAGTTAAGGCCGCAGAGCGCGGCGGGGGAAGCATCGTTCACGTCGATGTGATGGATGGCCACTTTGTGCCGAACATCACCTTTGGGCCACCGATGGTGCAGGCCCTGCGGCCCGTGACGAACCTGCCCCTGGACTGCCACCTGATGGTGGAGAACCCGGACGAGTTCATCCCCGCCTTTGCCGAAGCAGGCGCCGATCTCCTGAGCGTCCACCAGGAGGTCTGCCGCCACCTGCACCGGACGCTGCAACTGATCTCTGACCATGGAATGCTCCCCGGGGTGGTCCTCAACCCCGCGACGCCGGTGGACACGCTGATTGAAGTCCTTCCGATGGTTCACTATGTGCTGATCATGAGCGTCAATCCGGGCTTCGGCGGGCAGCGGTTTCTGCCTCTTGCGGTGGAAAAGATCACCTACCTCGCCGCTTTACGCAAGGAGATGGGGCTGAATTTTCGCATTGAAGTGGACGGCGGCATCGCTCACGATACGGTGGCCTCAGTCGTCGAAGCAGGAGCCGAGATGCTGGTTGCGGGATCGGCTGTCTTCAGCAAGGGCAAAACCGAGCAGAACGCCAAGAGGCTGTTGAAATTAGCCCGCGCTGCCGAACCGGACAAGGCCAGGAAAGACTAG
- a CDS encoding excinuclease ABC subunit C yields the protein MASNFQFATAVDFSSQQAEEILRTVPALPGVFALYGEQKNSEPYLTRTANLRRRMKRLLAPPESQSKRLNLRDRVVRIEYTVAGSEFESTLTLYRAAASIFGYAEARRRLRLHTPTVLRMTMENAFPRVYATNRLSKRGLAQMYGPFASRAAAERYCDAVLDLFKLRRCHEDLHPYPEHPGCVYGEMKKCIEPCKQACTTEQYANEAAAVKAFFDTRGESMLSPIAAERERASEEMEFEQAAQLHEQHQKVKAAAQLADELVRSIPNLRAVIVQRASVEDDSPDAAVFLLAAGCIVGPERLSTLGVRAVKEQTSVGSSLFAQPLMLQAVPLEGEAGDKSDSPEDRTREVLGRLEAQAKPSSDIALLSDHLSLLRRWYYRPEKQRVGEIFFPNADGAWPMRRILRGAARAVLGDPKPLPDVQREAAKKIATDVKTRVLHEGRPDVERVVPIVPRQNNDAD from the coding sequence GTGGCGTCGAACTTCCAATTCGCAACGGCAGTCGACTTCTCGTCGCAACAAGCCGAGGAGATTCTCCGCACGGTTCCAGCGCTGCCCGGCGTCTTCGCTCTCTACGGCGAGCAGAAAAACTCCGAGCCTTACCTGACGCGCACTGCCAATCTTCGCCGCCGCATGAAGCGGCTGCTGGCCCCGCCTGAATCGCAATCGAAGCGCCTGAATCTGCGCGACCGCGTTGTCCGCATCGAATACACGGTTGCAGGCTCCGAGTTTGAATCGACGCTTACGCTGTATCGCGCGGCGGCCAGCATCTTCGGTTACGCAGAAGCGCGCAGAAGGCTGCGGCTGCACACGCCGACCGTCCTACGCATGACGATGGAGAACGCCTTCCCTCGCGTCTATGCAACCAACCGGCTCTCAAAGCGCGGCCTCGCACAGATGTATGGCCCTTTCGCTTCGCGCGCTGCCGCCGAACGTTACTGCGATGCTGTGCTCGATCTCTTCAAGCTCCGCCGCTGCCACGAAGACCTGCATCCTTATCCAGAGCATCCAGGCTGCGTCTATGGCGAGATGAAGAAGTGCATCGAGCCGTGCAAACAGGCCTGTACGACGGAGCAATATGCCAATGAAGCTGCCGCAGTAAAAGCCTTCTTCGACACGCGCGGCGAGAGTATGCTCTCGCCGATCGCCGCCGAACGCGAGCGGGCTTCGGAGGAGATGGAGTTTGAGCAGGCGGCGCAGTTGCACGAGCAACATCAAAAAGTAAAAGCCGCTGCACAGCTTGCCGATGAACTTGTTCGGTCAATTCCAAATCTGCGCGCCGTGATCGTGCAACGGGCTTCTGTGGAAGACGACTCACCCGATGCGGCAGTCTTCCTGCTTGCAGCGGGCTGCATCGTCGGGCCGGAGCGTCTCTCCACCCTGGGTGTTCGTGCGGTTAAGGAGCAGACCAGCGTCGGCAGCTCGCTCTTCGCCCAGCCGCTGATGCTTCAGGCGGTGCCTCTGGAGGGAGAGGCCGGCGATAAGAGCGACTCGCCGGAGGACCGCACAAGAGAAGTTCTCGGCAGGCTGGAGGCGCAGGCAAAGCCTTCCAGCGACATTGCGCTGCTCAGTGACCATCTCTCGCTGCTGCGTCGCTGGTACTATCGGCCAGAGAAGCAGCGCGTTGGCGAGATCTTTTTCCCGAATGCCGATGGGGCATGGCCCATGCGCCGTATCTTGCGCGGGGCGGCACGAGCTGTGCTTGGCGATCCGAAGCCTCTTCCCGATGTGCAACGCGAGGCAGCAAAGAAGATCGCGACGGATGTGAAGACCCGCGTTTTACACGAAGGGCGCCCCGATGTGGAACGGGTAGTGCCCATCGTTCCCCGGCAGAATAACGACGCCGATTGA